GACAACGCCGCCCACCACCTCGCCGGAGTCATGACCAGGGTCGCAGCCTACGAACCCCGCAGCGTTGAAATAGCCGGCTGTAAATACCGCGAAGGCCTCAATGTCGTCGGCCTCAGCGGTTTCGTGGCCACCAACACAATCCCGGATAAAGCGCAGCTAATCATCAACTTCCGCTACGCGCCCGACCGCAGTATTGACAAGGCCAAGGCACACCTGGAAGAAACCCTCGCGCTGGAGGAAGGCCTTGAACTGGTTTACGACGATATTGCACCGGCGGCGATGCCGGGCCTAGATAACCCCGTCGCCGCAGGCCTCGTGGCGGCCGTGGGCGGTGACTACCGTGGCAAGTTCGGATGGACGGACGTGGCCCGGTTTTCTAGCCTGGGAATTCCGGCCGTCAACTTCGGGGCTGGTGACCCCGGCTTTGCCCATAAGAAAGATGAGCAGTGCCCCGTCGACCAGATCCGCACGGTTGCGCACATCCTCAATGCCTACCTGGCCGGCGAGGACAACGACGCATAAACACAAGCCAACAAACCCCGACCAACACTACAGAGAAAGAAAGCACGGAAATCACTTTGGCGCTTCACAAATCACCCCGGCCCGACCGCGACCGCAAACTGCGAGGCCCGCTGATGCTTCGTTCGGAAAAGAAGCAGACCTCCACGCACGACCAACGACTGCTTGAGTCTTTGGGAAGCAGCGACCACGATTGGAAGCACGCCGACCCATGGCGGGTAATGCGCATCCAGTCGGAGTTCGTCGCCGGCTTCGACGCTTTAAGTGACTTGCCCAAGGCAGTCACCGTCTTTGGTTCGGCGCGGCTGGGCGAAGGCACCCCTGAGTACGACCTGGCATGCGAACTCGGGGAGGCACTGGTCAAAGCCGGCTACGCGGTGATTACTGGCGGCGGGCCCGGTTTGATGGAAGGGCCGAACCGCGGCGCGCATAACGCCGGTGGCATCTCGGTTGGTTTGGGCATCGAGCTGCCCTTCGAGCAGGGCCTCAACGAGTGGGTCGATCTGGGATTGAACTTTCGCTACTTCTTCGCCCGTAAAACAATGTTTTTGAAGTACTCACAGGCTTTCATTTCTCTGCCCGGCGGTTTCGGCACCCTCGATGAGGTTTTTGAGATGCTGGTCATGGTGCAAACAGGCAAGGTAACAAATTTTCCGATGGTGCTGATCGGTGCCGAGTTCTGGGGCGGATTAGTAGCTTGGATCCGCAGCGAGCTGCTCGGCCGTGGACTTATCTCCCCGGGCGACGATGAGCTGTTTTTGGTCACCGACTCCGTTGCGGAAGCGGTCGACTACATCATGGAAAAGCACCGCGTGATGACGGACCAACGCTTGAACAGCCGCCGCGCTGAAGGGGACGTCAATTAAGTGCCTGCCCACGTCATGGCGATAGTCAACCGCACCCCAGATTCTTTCTACGACAAGGGAGCGACCTTCGCCGCGCAAAAGGCGCTTGAGCGGGCGGGGCAGGTCATCGCCCAAGGCGCGCAAATCGTCGACATCGGCGGAGTCAAAGCGGGCCCGGGCGAGCACGTCAGCCCGGAAGAAGAAATCGAGCGGGTTGTTCCGCTGATCCGCGCCCTGCGTCAGCGCCATCCTCATGTGAGTATTTCCGTAGATACCTGGCGCGCCAGCGTGGCCGATGAAGCCATCGCGGCTGGCGCCGACTTAATCAACGACACGTGGGCGGGCTACGACCCGGAGTTGGTTGAGGTTGCCGGCCACTACGGGGTGGGTTACGTTTGCTCGCACACAGGCGGCATCTCCCCACGTACCAGGCCCTACAGGGTGCATTTCGACGACGTTGTCGCCGACATCATCCGCGAGACCACGGCTTTGGCGGAACGGGCGGTGTCTCTCGGGGCACGTCAGGACATGGTTTTTATCGACCCGGCCCACGACTTCGGCAAAAACACTTTTCACGGCCTCGAAATTCTGCGCCGTGTCGACGAGCTCGTGGCCACCGGCTGGCCGGTGCTGATGGCGCTGAGCAACAAGGATTTTGTCGGTGAAACACTCAACCGGCCGGTGGACGGGCGTGTCCCCGGCACGCTCGCAGCCACGGCGTGGTGCGCTGCGCGCGGTGTAGCGCTGTTTCGCGCCCACGAAGTGGAAGAAACTATCGACGTCATCCGTATGACCGCAGCCATCGCTGGGCAGTGGGCACCGGCCGACACAACCCGGGGGTTGGCGTGAGCGGAACTGTTTCCGTGGTGGTTCCGGCCCTTAACGAGGAATCGACGGTGGGAGGTGTCGTCGAAGCTTGCCTTCAATCGTGCGCCGACGAAGTCATCGTGGTCGATTCCGACTCCGCCGACGACACAACGCGGGTTGCTGGTGCCGCGGGAGCGCGCGTTTTTAACTGGCGCGAGATAGCCCCGGCTATTGCGGTGCGTCCCGGCAAGGGTGAGGCTTTGTGGCGCGGGGTAAAAGTGGCGCGCGGCGAAGTGGTTGTTTTCCTCGACGCCGATGTCACCTCCCTGGAACCGACGTGGGTTGACCGACTGGCGAAACCTTTAGACGATCCCACCATTCACCTGGTCAAGGCGGATTACTGCCGGGGCATTGACGGTGCCGCCACCGGCGGCGGCCGCGTCACAGAATTGACGGCCAAGCCCCTGATCCGGGCTCTTTTCCCCGAGCTGTCCCATATCAACCAGCCGCTGGCAGGCGAGTACGCCATCCGTCGCGCCACCGCTATGTCGCTTCCTTTCGTCGACGGATATGGCGTGGAGGCGGGACTTCTTATCGATGTTTCTCGTGCCCACGGCCCCCGCTCGATCGCCCAAGTGGAGCTGGGCATCCGCCGCCACCGCAACCGTCCCCTGAAAGAACTTGCCCCGATGGCTGAGATTGTGGCTGCGACGCTGCTTGCGCGCGCCGGGGTGGGCCAGCCGGTGCCGCAGCGCGAACCGTGGTCTTGAATTCGCGCGCGATAGTATGTAGTGCATGTCTTCCTGGATCCTTTTGATCGTCATTATTGCGCTCGTCAGCGTCATCGGTTTTCTTTTGTCTTCCAAGATTTTCGGCAGGGGAGAAGAACTTGCGCCGATGCCACCGAGCCGTGAAGTCATCGCCCACAACCACCGTGCCCTTGCGGAGGGGCGTGTGGCAGACATCGAGTTGGAGGTTGTGCACCGCGGCTACCGCATGGACCAGGTTGATGCTTTGGTGGAGGATTTGTTGCGGGCGCGGGGTCACACCCGGGGCCCGGAGGGGCAAAAGAGCGTAGACTAGGGGCAATTCTTTTTCATTATCAGGAGGACCCCAGATGGCAGCTATGAAGCCGAGGACCGGCAACGGACCCATGGAAGCAGTGGAGGAGAGCCGCAAGATCGTCATGCGCATCCCCTCCGACGGCGGTGGACGCCTCGTGGTTGAGATGAGCAAGGAAGAAGCGGCAGAACTCGGCGAGCTTCTCACCGCGGCTGCAGGGCAGTAAAAGCACCGCTGGCCGCGAGGCGAGGGTGGACGCGGTAGTATCGCGACATGCTCAAAGACATCGTTGACGTCCTCGCTGACCCCATTGACCGTACCCCGCTCCGGGGTGTTGACGATTTTTCTCGTCTCCTCTCGGAGTCGGGGCATTCTTATGACGTGGCACGGCAGGGCTACGTCACCCTCGCCGGCGGCAAGGGGTTAAACCACAAGGGTGACAGCGCGGAGATGGTCACCGCGCGCGAGATTTTCCTCGCCCAGGGGCACTTCGCTCCCTTTGTGGAGACGGTGACTGAACACGTTTGCGATGTTGTGGAAAATAGCCGGGCTGAAGATCCGGTTGTTCTCGAGGTCGGCGCCGGCACCGGCTATTATCTGTCCCACACTCTCGACAGTATTGCTGGTTCCCGCGGCGTGGGTATTGACATTTCTGCACCGGCGGCGAAGCATTTGGCCAAGGCGCATCCGCGCCTTGGGGCTGTTGTCGCTGATGTGTGGGATGGCCTGCCGCTTCTCGACGCTTCCGTCGACGCCCTAACCGTGGTTTTCGCGCCCCGCAATCCGGCAGAGTTCGCCCGCGTGCTGACAGACAACGGGGAGGCTGTCATCTTGGTCGCAGACACCGGCCACCTCGACGAGCTGCGCCAGCCACTGGGTATTCTCGGCGTGGAGGAGGGCAAGCTCAACCGACTTTTTGAGCAGGCTGAGGGCCACTTGGAGCAAGTTGGTGAGGCTGAGCTGGTGGAGTTTCCGATCAGCCTTGACCGCGAGTCGATCGCCGCGCAGGTTGGCATGAGCCCCTCGGCGCGCCATCTTGACCCGGCCGTGTTGATGGACAATGTGGCGAAGCTGCCGGAAACCCTCGATGTGACGGCGCGTGCCCGCCTCGTGCGCTTCCGCAAAGCCCGCTTAAGCGCATAAAGGGCTTTAATGGCCCCTGCGCCACTCGCTGTAAATCTCGGCGTCACCGTGGCTGCGCACGCGGATGCCCGAGCACCCGTCGGCGGGCCAAAAACGTGAGGACAGCACGACGGCGCCGCCCCCAGCGAAAACCTCGATGGTGGAACTGTCCACCACGATGGTGATGTTGTCCTCGTCGGCCTCAGCAAGCTCCGCGCGAGCTGGTGTGCCGTCGAAGCGATCCAGCTCGATTGCGTCTCCGCAATGGGTGATGACGGCGGCGGGTTCCCCGTGGGCGTCGAGAAGCTCGGCGACAACCTTGGAGCCCACCGGGATGTCGCAGATGCCGGTCCACATTTTTGCGCGGCGAGTTTCCTCGACGGCGTCGGGAAGGCCCGGTGCAGGGGTTTGATAGATATGCCCGTTTTGCAGCGTCACCCGGCGCGGCAGGGACAGCACACCAGCCCAACCGCCCGTCTCCCAGTTCTTCTCCTCCGTCAAATCCGCGTCACGCCCGGAACTGCGCAGCGGGCCGTAAATGTAGGTACGGTTGAAACGCTGGTCCAGCGAGCGGGCGCTTTCGGTCCAGGTTGTGGTGCGCGGGCGGGAAAAATCGTGGCCTTGGTCGACCGGCTGAGCGGAAGTGACCACGGTAAAAACATTGTCTTTTAAGGTGCCCACCAAGTAAAAAGTTTCGTCGCGGCCGCCACGCTCCAGGGTAATGAGCAACACGTCGTAGATGACGGCGTCGACTTCGTCGCGCAGCCGGGCGAGTCGGGGTGCGACGATGCTTTCAGATGCCGCATCGAAACCCGGCTCACCATGAAATTCAAGCTCGCCAAGCGCCTTCCAGGAATCGCCATCCCCGGAACGCAACACCACTACTTGTGGGTTGTCGCTCTCGCCGGCCACCGCCAGCATCAGCCACCCGGCTGAACCCTGGTCACGGTCCTCGTTGTGGAGCCAACCTGGCACCACACAAGGGGAGCGGAAGCGGTTGAAATCGGCGGCGTCGGAGACTACGTCACCGCGGCGCTGAAAAGCGGAGGAAACAGAAAAATCATCGTCAATGTCCTCACATAGCTCGCTCAAATCCTCCGCGCGGGTGACCTGAATTGATGTACCTGCCTGAGTCACTGACGTGAAGTAAAGATCCACGCCGCCACGCGCCGCCACGACCGAGCCCGCGCGCACCTGGGTTTCGCCGCCGGTGGCAACGACCGCGTCGTTGCACTCCACCCAGTCGAAGGGGTTGCCCTCCGACATTGCATGGCCCCAGCGGCTCGGCTCATCAGGGGAAAACTTGTACTGGTAGAACATGTGCCAGACGGGCAAGTCGGGGGTGAGGGAGTCGTCGCAAAGCGTGCCTGCGGCGGCCTCAAGAATGCCTGTATCCGCGGTGAAATGTAGCTCCGGCCTGTAAATACTCATAGATCTAAAAAAGGTCCTTACTGGTTTTGCGGCTAAAAAACTCTAGATCAGATGCTTGTACACATCGATGGTCTGCTGGGCGATGGTGGCCCAAGAAAACTCATCGCGAGCGCGGGCCAGACCCGCCTCGCCCATTTGTACGCAACGCTGCCGGTCGCCAACGACTGCGTTGACGGCCGCGGCGATTCCCGCCTCGAAACTTGCCGGATCTTCCTCGTCGTAGTCGACCAAGATGCCAGTCTCCCCGTCGATCACGACCTCAGGAATGCCGCCCACGCGGGAGGCAACCACCGCAGTGGCGCAGGCCATCGCCTCCAAGTTGACAATGCCTAAAGGTTCGTAAATAGAGGGGCAGACGAACACGTCGGCCGCCGCGTAAACCTCACGGATCTTTTCCGGCGGCAGCATATCTTTGACCCAGAACACGCCGTCGCGCTCCGCGCGCAAAGTGTCCACGAGCTGTTCAGTCTCCGCGGCTATCTCCGGGGTGTCCGGCGCGCCGGCACACAAAATGAGCTGGACGTCCTCGTCGAAGCGGCGCGCCGCCTTAAGCAGGTGCGGCACGCCCTTTTGCCGAGTGATGCGACCGACAAACGCGGCGATCGGCTTGGATCGATCCACCCCAAGGACCTCAGTTACTGATTCGCCGCCAGTGGCAGCACCCGGGAACCAGCGGGCGGTGTCGATGCCGTTGAGCACCACGTGCACCTTGTCCGGCTCAATGCGCGGGTAGGCGCGCAAAATTGCCTCTTTCATGCCGGACGATACCGCGATGACCGCGTCGGCGTTTTCCATCGCGTTTTTCTCCGACCAAGACGACACGTCGTAGCCCCCGCCGAGCTGCTCGCGCTTCCACGGCCGGTCCGGTTCGAGGGAGTGGGCAGTAACCACGTGGGGAATGTTGTAAAGCAGGCCAGTTAGGTGACCGCCAAGGCCCGCGTACCACGTGTGGGAGTGGACTACGTCCAAGTTGTTCGCGGCGTGCGCCATACGCAGGCCCGTGGAGAGGGTTTTGATGGCTCCGTTGGCCCCATCAAGATCGGGGTCAACGCCGTGAACGAAAACACCCTCCTCCTTGCGGGGTGCCCCCATGCAATGGACGTGAACCTGGGTAATCTCCCGCATGAAGCGGGTCAATTCCGCGACATGGACACCGGCTCCGCCGTAGACCTCCGGCGGATACTCTCGGGTCATCATTCCGACTCTCATATCCGCCGAGCCTAGTGGCGTTTGCCCAACGGTGCAGGAACCCCAGGAACCCCCTGCACAGGTGCTTTAAGGTGGCTAAGCTGAAGTGGTGTGAGAAGCCAGCCGAGAGTTCTAGCCATTGTCCTAGCGGGCGGAGAGGGAAAGCGCCTATTCCCGCTGACCGCCGACCGCGCGAAACCCGCCGTCCCCTTTGGCGGTACCTACCGCCTTATCGATTTCGTCCTGTCCAACTTGGTCAACGCAGGCTACACCCGCATCGCCGTGTTGACCCAATACAAGTCCCACTCGCTCGACCGCCACGTGGCCACCGCGTGGAACATGTCGGGGCCGACCCCGCAGTACATTGCTTCCGTGCCGGCGCAGCAGCGCCGTGGCAAACGTTGGTACAGCGGCTCTGCCGACGCGATTGTCCAGTCGCTGAACCTGATCTACGACGACAAACCGGACTACGTCCTCGTCTTCGGCGCCGACCACGTCTACCGCATGGACCCATCCCAGATGGTTCACGACCACATTCGATCCGGCAAGGCCGCCACCGTCGCCGGCATTCGTGTGCCGCGGTCGGAGGCCAGCGCCTTCGGCTGTATTCAGGCGGACCCGGACGGAACCGTCACCGAGTTTTTGGAAAAGCCGGCTGACCCGCCCGGCACCCCGGACGACCCAGACGTCACCTTCGCCTCCATGGGCAACTACGTTTTCACCACGGAAGCTTTGGTGAAGGCACTTCTAGAAGATGAGCAAAACGACGATTCTTCCCACGACATGGGAGGCGACATCATCCCGTACTTCGTGGGCAAAGGTGACGCCAACGTCTATGACTTCTCGCAGAACGAAGTGCCGGGTGCGACGGATCGCGACAAAGGATATTGGCGCGATGTGGGCACCATCGACTCCTTCTACGAGGCTCACATGGATTTGATTTCCTCGCACCCGATCTTCAACCTTTACAACAAGGCGTGGCCGATTCACTCCACAGAGGACGGCAACTTGCCGCCGGCGAAGTTCGTCATGGGAGGCATTTCGCAGGAGTCGATCGTGGCCTCCGGCTCGATTGTCTCAGGAGCAACAGTGCGCAACTCGGTGCTGTCGACAGATGTGCGCATTGAGGAGGGTGCGACGGTGGAAGGTTCGGTTCTCATGCCAGGAGTGCGCGTGGGCAAAGGTGCCGTGGTGCGCCACGCAATCCTCGACAAAAACGTCTTTGTTTCCGAAGGGGAGATCATCGGCGTCGATGCCGGGCGTGACCGGCAACGCTACACAGTCTCTGAAAATGGTGTTGTCGTGGTGGGCAAAAACGAAGTTGTTTAGCGCTTCGTCACTAAGGTGATCCCGCCGTCGAGAGGCAGGCGGGTGACCACAGCGGCCTCATCGCCTAGCTTGTCAGCGTCTTCCCACAGCGCCCGGACTGCCTCCGTGTCGCGGTCGCGGCGGGTCGGGTCGGCAATGGTTCCGTCGAGAAGCGAATCTGCGATGAGGAGTGTTCCGCCGCGGGCAAGCAGCGGCCACGCGGCGGCAAGCATGGAGGAAAGCTCCACCGGCGCGACGTCGGCGTAGACGAGGTGGTAGGACTCCGGAGCCAACCGCCCCATCACATCGAGTGGCCGCGCGGTGAGGAAGCGAGCGCGCGCCGGGGCGAAACCTGCGGTACGGAAAGCCTCGCGCGCCCCCGTTTGGTGTTCGGCTTCAGGCTCGATGCAGGTCAGCGTAGCTTTCTCCGACAGTCCGTGGAGGATGTGTAGGCCCACAACGCCGGCGGCGGGGGTCACGGCAACCGCACCATTGGGGGAGGCGCCGGCGGCAGCCAGGGTGGTCAGAAGTTGGCCGAGAGCGGTGCCGGGGGCGGGCAAAAAGCTTTCCTCGGCATCGGTGCGGGCCTGCTCTAGGCCGCGGGCGAACTCACCGTGGGCAGCCGACGCCGACTCGCGGCAGCGCTGCACGATGTAGTCGTTCATAGTGGAAAAGGCGGAGTCGTTCACGCCTTTTACTATAGGGGGTCAATGAGGCGGTTCAGGGCGGCAGCACGCTGCGGGGCCGCAGGGAGAACCATTTAGGTAACTGTTATGTCGCCACGGGAGAATTTTAAGGGTTATTCAATGGCCTTTGGGGACGGAGTTTGGAAAAATACACGGTATGCGAAGCGACCTTCCGTCTGTGGGCGAGACGCCCGAGAATTTTGTCTCACCGGCTGCTGAGCGTTTAGCGGGCGAACAGCTCAGTGGCACGGCGGCGTTCGACGCAGGCGAAGGGGACATGCCTTCTTGGTCGGAGCTGGTGGCGGAGCACGCCGACAGCGTTTACCGCCTTGCCTTCCGCTTGGCTGGCAACCAGCACGATGCGGAAGATTTGACGCAGGAAACATTCATGCGTGTCTTTCGCAGCTTGAAGCGCTACCAGCCTGGAACTTTTGAGGGCTGGTTGCACCGGATCACTACGAACCTGTTTTTGGATATGGTGCGCCACCGCGCGAAGATTCGCATGGAAGCGCTGCCGGAGGATTACGAGCGTGTTCCTGGCACCGACATGACCCCTGAACAGGTGTATAACGCCTCTA
The Corynebacterium sp. BD556 genome window above contains:
- a CDS encoding TIGR00730 family Rossman fold protein, which codes for MLRSEKKQTSTHDQRLLESLGSSDHDWKHADPWRVMRIQSEFVAGFDALSDLPKAVTVFGSARLGEGTPEYDLACELGEALVKAGYAVITGGGPGLMEGPNRGAHNAGGISVGLGIELPFEQGLNEWVDLGLNFRYFFARKTMFLKYSQAFISLPGGFGTLDEVFEMLVMVQTGKVTNFPMVLIGAEFWGGLVAWIRSELLGRGLISPGDDELFLVTDSVAEAVDYIMEKHRVMTDQRLNSRRAEGDVN
- the folP gene encoding dihydropteroate synthase; translated protein: MAIVNRTPDSFYDKGATFAAQKALERAGQVIAQGAQIVDIGGVKAGPGEHVSPEEEIERVVPLIRALRQRHPHVSISVDTWRASVADEAIAAGADLINDTWAGYDPELVEVAGHYGVGYVCSHTGGISPRTRPYRVHFDDVVADIIRETTALAERAVSLGARQDMVFIDPAHDFGKNTFHGLEILRRVDELVATGWPVLMALSNKDFVGETLNRPVDGRVPGTLAATAWCAARGVALFRAHEVEETIDVIRMTAAIAGQWAPADTTRGLA
- a CDS encoding glucosyl-3-phosphoglycerate synthase, yielding MSGTVSVVVPALNEESTVGGVVEACLQSCADEVIVVDSDSADDTTRVAGAAGARVFNWREIAPAIAVRPGKGEALWRGVKVARGEVVVFLDADVTSLEPTWVDRLAKPLDDPTIHLVKADYCRGIDGAATGGGRVTELTAKPLIRALFPELSHINQPLAGEYAIRRATAMSLPFVDGYGVEAGLLIDVSRAHGPRSIAQVELGIRRHRNRPLKELAPMAEIVAATLLARAGVGQPVPQREPWS
- a CDS encoding cell division protein DivIVA, which produces MSSWILLIVIIALVSVIGFLLSSKIFGRGEELAPMPPSREVIAHNHRALAEGRVADIELEVVHRGYRMDQVDALVEDLLRARGHTRGPEGQKSVD
- a CDS encoding DUF3117 domain-containing protein, with amino-acid sequence MAAMKPRTGNGPMEAVEESRKIVMRIPSDGGGRLVVEMSKEEAAELGELLTAAAGQ
- a CDS encoding methyltransferase domain-containing protein is translated as MLKDIVDVLADPIDRTPLRGVDDFSRLLSESGHSYDVARQGYVTLAGGKGLNHKGDSAEMVTAREIFLAQGHFAPFVETVTEHVCDVVENSRAEDPVVLEVGAGTGYYLSHTLDSIAGSRGVGIDISAPAAKHLAKAHPRLGAVVADVWDGLPLLDASVDALTVVFAPRNPAEFARVLTDNGEAVILVADTGHLDELRQPLGILGVEEGKLNRLFEQAEGHLEQVGEAELVEFPISLDRESIAAQVGMSPSARHLDPAVLMDNVAKLPETLDVTARARLVRFRKARLSA
- a CDS encoding GH32 C-terminal domain-containing protein — its product is MSIYRPELHFTADTGILEAAAGTLCDDSLTPDLPVWHMFYQYKFSPDEPSRWGHAMSEGNPFDWVECNDAVVATGGETQVRAGSVVAARGGVDLYFTSVTQAGTSIQVTRAEDLSELCEDIDDDFSVSSAFQRRGDVVSDAADFNRFRSPCVVPGWLHNEDRDQGSAGWLMLAVAGESDNPQVVVLRSGDGDSWKALGELEFHGEPGFDAASESIVAPRLARLRDEVDAVIYDVLLITLERGGRDETFYLVGTLKDNVFTVVTSAQPVDQGHDFSRPRTTTWTESARSLDQRFNRTYIYGPLRSSGRDADLTEEKNWETGGWAGVLSLPRRVTLQNGHIYQTPAPGLPDAVEETRRAKMWTGICDIPVGSKVVAELLDAHGEPAAVITHCGDAIELDRFDGTPARAELAEADEDNITIVVDSSTIEVFAGGGAVVLSSRFWPADGCSGIRVRSHGDAEIYSEWRRGH
- the glgA gene encoding glycogen synthase; amino-acid sequence: MRVGMMTREYPPEVYGGAGVHVAELTRFMREITQVHVHCMGAPRKEEGVFVHGVDPDLDGANGAIKTLSTGLRMAHAANNLDVVHSHTWYAGLGGHLTGLLYNIPHVVTAHSLEPDRPWKREQLGGGYDVSSWSEKNAMENADAVIAVSSGMKEAILRAYPRIEPDKVHVVLNGIDTARWFPGAATGGESVTEVLGVDRSKPIAAFVGRITRQKGVPHLLKAARRFDEDVQLILCAGAPDTPEIAAETEQLVDTLRAERDGVFWVKDMLPPEKIREVYAAADVFVCPSIYEPLGIVNLEAMACATAVVASRVGGIPEVVIDGETGILVDYDEEDPASFEAGIAAAVNAVVGDRQRCVQMGEAGLARARDEFSWATIAQQTIDVYKHLI
- the glgC gene encoding glucose-1-phosphate adenylyltransferase, whose protein sequence is MRSQPRVLAIVLAGGEGKRLFPLTADRAKPAVPFGGTYRLIDFVLSNLVNAGYTRIAVLTQYKSHSLDRHVATAWNMSGPTPQYIASVPAQQRRGKRWYSGSADAIVQSLNLIYDDKPDYVLVFGADHVYRMDPSQMVHDHIRSGKAATVAGIRVPRSEASAFGCIQADPDGTVTEFLEKPADPPGTPDDPDVTFASMGNYVFTTEALVKALLEDEQNDDSSHDMGGDIIPYFVGKGDANVYDFSQNEVPGATDRDKGYWRDVGTIDSFYEAHMDLISSHPIFNLYNKAWPIHSTEDGNLPPAKFVMGGISQESIVASGSIVSGATVRNSVLSTDVRIEEGATVEGSVLMPGVRVGKGAVVRHAILDKNVFVSEGEIIGVDAGRDRQRYTVSENGVVVVGKNEVV
- a CDS encoding O-methyltransferase; translation: MNDYIVQRCRESASAAHGEFARGLEQARTDAEESFLPAPGTALGQLLTTLAAAGASPNGAVAVTPAAGVVGLHILHGLSEKATLTCIEPEAEHQTGAREAFRTAGFAPARARFLTARPLDVMGRLAPESYHLVYADVAPVELSSMLAAAWPLLARGGTLLIADSLLDGTIADPTRRDRDTEAVRALWEDADKLGDEAAVVTRLPLDGGITLVTKR
- the sigE gene encoding RNA polymerase sigma factor SigE, whose translation is MRSDLPSVGETPENFVSPAAERLAGEQLSGTAAFDAGEGDMPSWSELVAEHADSVYRLAFRLAGNQHDAEDLTQETFMRVFRSLKRYQPGTFEGWLHRITTNLFLDMVRHRAKIRMEALPEDYERVPGTDMTPEQVYNASNLDPALQRALDELGPDFRVAVVLCDVVGMSYEEIAETLGVKMGTVRSRIHRGRTQLRLSLEEQALDDAAAHELIRAR